From a region of the Pseudomonadaceae bacterium SI-3 genome:
- a CDS encoding glucans biosynthesis glucosyltransferase MdoH, protein MNSPVDPSITGRYISQLPLDDPQRQALIKNMAQGDGALEDIHRALGRAVPTASDVEPSGGDLLGSVAARLKLGWGETLERAKALTRDHQGRVCIESTPPIVRTRMVPEPWHTNVLRLSWWRLLRKKNRTVEMPPAQSADRSGWRRVAAVRRATLLVLMLLQTVVATWHMKSVLPYQGWALVDLQEVFQQPLQESARQILPYVVQTSILLLFALLFCWVSVGFWTALMGFFQLLKGNDRYNISATTLGDEPIPREARTALVMPIANEDVPRVFAGLRATFESLKATGQLEHFDIFVLSDSNDPDTCVAEQKAWLEVCREVDGFGHIFYRRRRRRVKRKSGNIDDFCRRWGSSYRYMVVLDADSVMSGDCLTSLVRLMEANPGAGIIQTAPKASGMDTLYARMQQFATRVYGPLFTAGLNFWQLGESHYWGHNAIIRVKPFIEHCALAPLPGTGSFAGDILSHDFVEAALMRRAGWGVWIAYDLPGSYEELPPNLLDELKRDRRWCHGNLMNFRLFLVKGMHTVHRFVFLTGVMSYLSAPLWFVFLALSTGLLAIHTLMVPEYFLQPNQLYPLWPQWHPQEAIALFTATLTLLFLPKLLSVLLICIQGAHEYGGRTRLLLSMLLESLFSMLAAPVRMLFHTVFVSAAFLGWSVQWNSPQRADNATPWSEALRRHGPQMLLGVLWTALVGWLDPAFLWWLAPIVVSLILSAPVSVITSRTGLGLAAFRRKLFLIPEEFKPPQELASTDRYTRENQANALTKGFIAATVDPIYNALVCGMARARHAKVVPGAELLREQRMQQILDAGPNGAAEAARWRLLNDPDGMAQLHSRVWQDQRYQAWRDAYRQPDFGKEASGIEPVAAS, encoded by the coding sequence ATGAATAGTCCCGTGGACCCTTCGATAACAGGGCGCTATATCAGCCAGTTGCCCCTTGATGACCCGCAACGCCAAGCCCTGATCAAGAATATGGCTCAGGGCGATGGAGCGCTGGAGGATATTCATCGGGCATTGGGCCGGGCGGTGCCAACTGCCAGTGACGTGGAGCCGAGCGGAGGCGATTTGCTGGGCTCGGTCGCCGCTCGTCTGAAGCTTGGCTGGGGCGAAACCCTGGAGCGTGCCAAGGCGCTAACGCGCGACCATCAGGGGCGCGTCTGCATTGAGTCGACACCGCCCATCGTGCGCACGCGCATGGTGCCGGAGCCTTGGCATACCAACGTGTTACGACTCAGCTGGTGGCGCTTGCTGCGCAAGAAGAACCGCACGGTGGAAATGCCTCCGGCTCAGTCCGCCGATCGTTCGGGTTGGCGCCGGGTGGCGGCGGTCCGGCGCGCTACATTGCTGGTGCTGATGCTGCTGCAGACGGTGGTTGCCACTTGGCACATGAAATCGGTGCTGCCGTATCAGGGCTGGGCACTGGTCGATCTGCAGGAGGTGTTCCAGCAGCCGCTGCAAGAATCGGCACGGCAGATTCTTCCGTATGTTGTGCAAACCAGCATTCTGTTGCTGTTCGCCCTGTTGTTCTGCTGGGTGTCGGTGGGTTTCTGGACCGCGCTGATGGGCTTCTTTCAGCTGCTCAAGGGCAATGACCGCTACAACATTTCGGCGACTACCCTTGGCGACGAGCCAATCCCACGCGAGGCGCGCACGGCGTTGGTGATGCCGATTGCCAACGAGGATGTGCCGCGTGTATTCGCCGGGCTGCGCGCGACCTTCGAGTCGCTCAAGGCGACGGGACAGCTAGAACATTTCGACATCTTCGTGCTCAGCGACAGCAATGATCCCGACACCTGTGTCGCCGAGCAGAAGGCCTGGCTGGAGGTCTGTCGCGAAGTCGATGGCTTCGGCCATATCTTCTACCGACGTCGCCGCCGCCGGGTGAAGCGCAAGAGTGGCAACATCGATGACTTCTGCCGTCGCTGGGGCAGCAGCTACCGCTACATGGTGGTGCTCGATGCCGACAGCGTGATGAGCGGCGATTGCCTGACCAGTCTGGTGCGGCTGATGGAGGCCAACCCCGGCGCAGGTATCATCCAGACGGCGCCGAAGGCTTCGGGCATGGATACGCTGTACGCGCGCATGCAGCAGTTCGCCACACGGGTCTACGGTCCGCTGTTCACGGCCGGGCTCAATTTCTGGCAGCTGGGCGAGTCGCACTACTGGGGCCACAACGCGATCATTAGGGTCAAGCCGTTCATTGAGCATTGCGCCTTGGCGCCCTTGCCCGGCACGGGCTCGTTCGCTGGCGACATCCTCTCCCACGACTTCGTTGAAGCGGCGCTGATGCGTCGCGCGGGGTGGGGGGTGTGGATCGCCTATGACCTACCGGGCAGCTACGAGGAGTTGCCGCCCAACCTGCTTGACGAACTCAAGCGCGACCGCCGCTGGTGCCACGGCAACCTGATGAACTTCCGGCTGTTTCTGGTCAAGGGGATGCACACGGTGCATCGCTTTGTGTTCTTGACCGGGGTGATGTCCTACCTGTCTGCGCCGCTGTGGTTCGTCTTCCTGGCGTTGTCGACGGGGCTGCTGGCGATTCACACGCTGATGGTGCCGGAATATTTCCTGCAGCCGAACCAGCTGTATCCCTTGTGGCCGCAATGGCACCCGCAGGAAGCCATCGCGCTGTTCACGGCGACCTTGACCCTGCTGTTCCTGCCGAAGCTGCTCAGCGTATTGCTCATCTGTATTCAGGGCGCTCACGAGTACGGCGGGCGCACTCGTCTGTTGTTGTCGATGCTGCTGGAGAGCCTGTTCTCGATGCTGGCCGCGCCAGTGCGCATGTTGTTCCACACGGTATTCGTCAGCGCTGCGTTTCTAGGCTGGTCGGTGCAGTGGAATTCACCGCAGCGCGCCGATAACGCGACACCGTGGAGCGAAGCCTTGCGTCGACACGGCCCGCAAATGCTGCTGGGCGTGCTCTGGACGGCATTGGTGGGCTGGCTCGACCCTGCCTTCCTCTGGTGGCTGGCGCCAATCGTGGTTTCGCTGATCCTGTCGGCGCCTGTATCGGTGATCACCAGCCGTACCGGTCTCGGTCTTGCGGCGTTTCGCCGTAAGCTGTTTCTGATCCCGGAGGAGTTCAAGCCGCCGCAGGAGCTGGCGTCGACCGACCGCTATACGCGGGAGAACCAGGCCAATGCCCTGACGAAAGGCTTTATCGCAGCCACTGTCGATCCGATCTACAACGCGCTGGTGTGCGGGATGGCGCGGGCGCGGCATGCCAAGGTGGTGCCGGGTGCCGAGTTGCTGCGTGAGCAGCGGATGCAGCAGATCCTCGATGCAGGACCGAACGGTGCTGCCGAAGCGGCCCGCTGGCGCTTGCTGAACGATCCGGACGGTATGGCGCAGCTGCACTCGCGGGTCTGGCAAGATCAGCGCTACCAGGCCTGGCGCGACGCCTACCGCCAGCCTGACTTCGGTAAAGAAGCCTCCGGCATCGAACCAGTTGCAGCGTCCTAG
- the mdoG gene encoding glucan biosynthesis protein G (involved in the biosynthesis of osmoregulated periplasmic glucans; required for the assembly of the polyglucose structure of glucan), with amino-acid sequence MTLSLCLGLFACSSWAFSLDDVAAKAEKLAAEGYAAPKSNLPPVFRNMAFADYQQLRFRGDKALWHDAPTPFEVQFYHQGMHFDVPVRINEITAKGVEKVRYSPEMFEFGNVEIEPAALENLGFAGFKVLYPLNKPDKADELMTLLGASYFRVIGKDQVYGLSARGLAIDTALPSGEEFPRFREFWIERPEADRRNLVIYALLDSPRATGAYRMVVTPGKDSTVDVKARVYLREPVEKLGIAALTSMYLFGANQPSELLNYRPQLHDSEGLAIHTGADEWIWRPLNNPKRLAISSYAVENPRGFGLLQRTRDFGRYEDLDDRYELRPSGWVEPKGDWGKGRVELIEIPTPDETNDNIVAFWVPEQRPEPGEPLDFEYRLHFTMDEPALHDPKLAWVSQTRLSAGDVKQSNLIRQPDGSTALIVDFIGPNLAELPADAPVSTRVSIGDNAELVENNLRHNPVTDGWRLTLRLKVRDPKQPVELRAALVDGEKTLSETWSYQIPTNE; translated from the coding sequence ATGACGTTGAGTCTGTGTTTGGGTCTGTTTGCCTGCAGTAGCTGGGCATTCAGCCTCGATGATGTCGCGGCCAAGGCGGAAAAACTGGCGGCCGAAGGCTATGCAGCGCCGAAGAGCAATCTGCCGCCCGTGTTCCGCAACATGGCGTTTGCTGACTATCAGCAGCTGCGCTTCCGCGGTGACAAGGCGCTCTGGCATGACGCGCCGACGCCTTTCGAAGTGCAGTTCTACCATCAGGGCATGCACTTCGATGTTCCGGTGCGAATCAACGAGATCACCGCCAAAGGCGTCGAGAAGGTGCGCTATAGCCCGGAGATGTTCGAGTTCGGCAACGTTGAGATCGAACCTGCTGCGCTGGAAAACCTTGGGTTTGCCGGTTTCAAAGTGCTTTATCCGCTGAACAAGCCGGATAAGGCCGATGAGCTGATGACGCTGCTTGGCGCCAGCTATTTCCGGGTCATCGGCAAGGATCAGGTATACGGCCTGTCTGCACGCGGTCTGGCTATCGATACAGCGCTGCCGAGCGGAGAGGAGTTTCCACGCTTCCGCGAATTCTGGATCGAACGCCCCGAAGCTGACCGTCGCAACCTGGTGATCTATGCGCTGCTTGACTCCCCGCGCGCCACCGGCGCTTATCGGATGGTGGTCACGCCCGGCAAGGACAGCACGGTCGATGTCAAAGCGCGCGTCTATCTGCGTGAGCCCGTGGAGAAGCTGGGCATCGCTGCGCTCACCAGCATGTATCTGTTCGGCGCCAACCAGCCAAGCGAACTGCTCAACTACCGGCCGCAGCTGCACGACTCCGAGGGGCTGGCGATTCATACCGGCGCTGACGAGTGGATCTGGCGGCCGCTGAACAATCCCAAGCGGCTGGCTATCAGCAGCTACGCGGTCGAAAACCCGCGCGGTTTTGGGCTGCTCCAGCGTACCCGCGACTTCGGCCGCTACGAGGATCTGGACGACCGCTACGAGCTGCGGCCCAGCGGCTGGGTCGAGCCCAAGGGCGATTGGGGCAAGGGTCGCGTGGAACTGATCGAGATTCCTACGCCTGACGAAACAAACGACAACATCGTTGCCTTCTGGGTCCCGGAGCAGCGACCGGAGCCCGGCGAGCCGCTGGATTTCGAGTACCGGCTGCACTTCACTATGGATGAACCCGCGCTGCATGATCCGAAACTTGCCTGGGTCAGCCAGACACGTCTGTCGGCAGGCGATGTCAAACAGTCCAACCTGATTCGCCAGCCTGACGGCAGCACGGCGCTGATCGTGGATTTCATCGGCCCCAACCTGGCCGAGCTGCCTGCAGACGCGCCGGTCAGCACGCGGGTCAGCATTGGTGACAATGCCGAGCTGGTGGAAAACAACCTGCGGCATAACCCGGTGACCGACGGCTGGCGTCTGACCTTGCGTTTGAAGGTTCGAGATCCCAAACAACCGGTTGAACTAAGGGCAGCGCTGGTGGATGGCGAGAAGACGCTTTCCGAAACCTGGAGCTACCAGATCCCGACCAATGAATAG
- a CDS encoding ATP-dependent DNA ligase has translation MKAFATLYSRLDATTSSNAKLAAMRDYFRDADPADAAWAVYFLAGGRPRQLVPTRVLRETAMHASVLPEWLFEESYQAVGDMAETISLLMPEAEHSSDDGLAVWMQDKLLPLRGLPPEELTERLPALWAQLDRLSLMVCIKLITGAFRVGVSKLLVTRALASLGDLDPKRVAQRLVGYTDLSHRPSAEGYRALVAEESEHEHAQRGGQPYPFFLAHPLQAPVEEFDTLLGAPENWFIEWKWDGIRAQLVKRDGQIWVWSRGEELVSERFPELCELAGCLPDGTVIDGEILVWKHAPGERATDFFQQPTRDDSEATERFGVQPFALLQQRIGRKNLTAKVLQDAPVAVLSYDLLEWQGDDWRQRAHHERRQQLESVVAQCPNPRLMLSPLVTGRDWTDLARQREASRALGVEGMMIKARAAQYGVGRTKDVGVWWKWKIDPYSIDAVLIYAQRGHGRRASLYTDYTFAVWDGEPGDPERKLVPFAKAYSGLTDEEMRKVDAIVRKTTVEKFGPVRSVTPTLVFELGFEGIAASSRHKSGIAVRFPRMLRWRLDKPVDEADTLETLKELLG, from the coding sequence ATGAAAGCTTTCGCCACTCTATACAGCCGCCTCGATGCCACCACCTCAAGCAACGCCAAGCTCGCGGCGATGCGGGACTACTTCCGCGACGCCGATCCCGCCGACGCGGCCTGGGCGGTCTACTTTCTGGCCGGCGGCCGCCCGCGCCAACTGGTCCCGACACGGGTACTGCGCGAAACCGCCATGCATGCCTCTGTGTTGCCGGAATGGCTGTTCGAGGAAAGTTACCAGGCGGTCGGCGATATGGCCGAAACCATCTCACTGCTGATGCCCGAAGCCGAGCACAGTTCCGACGACGGGCTTGCCGTGTGGATGCAGGACAAGTTGCTGCCGCTGCGCGGCCTGCCGCCGGAAGAGCTGACCGAACGCCTGCCCGCACTCTGGGCACAGCTGGATCGACTGAGCCTGATGGTCTGCATCAAACTGATCACTGGCGCCTTTCGCGTCGGCGTGTCGAAACTACTGGTCACCCGCGCGCTGGCCTCGCTGGGCGATCTCGACCCCAAACGCGTCGCGCAACGGCTGGTGGGATACACCGACCTGTCTCATCGTCCCAGCGCTGAAGGCTACCGCGCACTGGTCGCCGAAGAGTCCGAACACGAGCATGCACAACGCGGCGGCCAGCCCTACCCGTTTTTCCTCGCCCATCCGTTGCAGGCGCCGGTCGAGGAGTTCGACACGTTGCTCGGTGCGCCAGAGAACTGGTTCATCGAGTGGAAGTGGGACGGCATCCGCGCCCAGCTGGTCAAGCGCGACGGGCAGATCTGGGTCTGGTCGCGCGGCGAAGAGCTGGTCAGCGAGCGCTTTCCGGAACTCTGCGAGCTGGCCGGCTGCCTACCGGACGGCACGGTGATCGATGGCGAGATACTGGTCTGGAAGCACGCGCCCGGCGAGCGTGCGACCGACTTTTTCCAGCAGCCCACTCGCGACGATAGCGAAGCAACCGAGCGCTTCGGCGTGCAGCCCTTCGCCCTGCTGCAACAGCGGATCGGCCGAAAGAACCTGACCGCCAAAGTGCTGCAGGACGCCCCGGTTGCGGTGCTCAGTTATGACCTCCTGGAATGGCAGGGCGACGACTGGCGCCAGCGAGCGCACCACGAACGTCGGCAACAGCTCGAATCCGTCGTCGCGCAATGCCCCAATCCACGGCTGATGCTGTCGCCGCTGGTGACCGGCCGTGACTGGACCGATCTGGCACGCCAGCGCGAGGCGTCACGCGCGCTTGGCGTCGAGGGCATGATGATCAAGGCGCGTGCCGCGCAGTATGGCGTTGGCCGGACCAAAGACGTCGGCGTCTGGTGGAAATGGAAGATCGATCCGTATTCCATCGATGCCGTGCTGATCTACGCCCAACGCGGGCACGGGCGACGCGCCAGCCTCTATACCGACTACACCTTTGCCGTCTGGGACGGCGAGCCAGGCGACCCCGAGCGCAAGCTGGTGCCCTTCGCCAAGGCCTATTCCGGGCTGACCGACGAGGAAATGCGCAAGGTCGACGCCATCGTGCGCAAGACCACCGTAGAGAAGTTCGGCCCTGTTCGCAGCGTGACGCCAACGCTAGTGTTCGAATTGGGCTTCGAAGGTATTGCCGCCAGCAGCCGACACAAAAGCGGCATCGCCGTGCGCTTCCCCCGCATGCTGCGCTGGCGTCTCGACAAGCCGGTGGATGAGGCCGATACGCTGGAGACGCTAAAGGAATTGCTCGGATGA
- a CDS encoding DUF3087 domain-containing protein: MVVFEIKSLSPETYRQKTRRSTLVVAVTFAVLAMGLATLAVALFGEAGADNLKWNVAGVVAGLLLTAALVRFVYLQQSWMACAAYGWNLKRSLMSVTNVMHHVTAGVAAGDPEAIKLLRFYHLGLTQMHQLDGNSASLSEVIEEINQHRDMMEARGMDIDQNRLDDAWLASVKRFPAGK, translated from the coding sequence ATGGTGGTATTCGAAATCAAGTCGCTCAGCCCGGAAACCTACCGGCAGAAGACGCGACGCAGCACGCTGGTTGTCGCCGTGACCTTTGCAGTGCTGGCGATGGGGCTGGCGACCCTGGCCGTTGCGCTGTTCGGCGAGGCGGGTGCAGATAACCTGAAGTGGAACGTGGCAGGGGTCGTGGCCGGTTTGCTGCTGACTGCCGCATTGGTGCGCTTTGTCTATCTGCAGCAGTCCTGGATGGCTTGCGCTGCTTACGGCTGGAACCTCAAACGCAGCCTGATGAGCGTCACTAACGTCATGCACCATGTCACGGCGGGTGTGGCAGCAGGTGATCCCGAGGCGATAAAACTGCTGCGGTTCTACCATCTCGGGCTGACGCAGATGCATCAGCTGGATGGCAACAGCGCCTCGCTCAGCGAAGTGATAGAAGAAATCAATCAGCATCGCGACATGATGGAAGCGCGCGGGATGGATATTGATCAAAACCGTCTGGATGACGCCTGGCTAGCCTCCGTGAAGCGTTTCCCCGCAGGAAAGTGA
- a CDS encoding DNA ligase-associated DEXH box helicase translates to MDLVVARPEGLYCPPGDFYIDPWRPVERAVITHAHGDHARWGMGHYLASRDSEGILRSRIAADMPLQTLAYGESIEHHGVRLSFHPAGHVLGSAQVRLEYKGEVWVASGDYKVEPDGTCAPFEPVRCHTFITESTFGLPIYKWPSQAEIFREINDWWRANAAAGRASVLFCYAFGKAQRILHGLDESIGTIVVHGAVEPLNKVYREGGIYLPPTVYAGDLKKGDPRLKHAIILAPPSAGGSTWMRRFGDYADAFASGWMMLRGTRRRRGVDRGFVLSDHADWPGLLWAIEQTGAERVMVTHGSVAVLVRYLREMRGLDAQAFETEYGDEDDATSQEAE, encoded by the coding sequence ATGGATCTTGTCGTTGCCCGCCCCGAAGGCCTGTATTGCCCGCCTGGTGATTTCTACATCGACCCATGGCGGCCGGTAGAGCGCGCCGTCATTACCCACGCCCACGGCGACCACGCGCGCTGGGGCATGGGCCATTACCTGGCCTCCCGCGACAGCGAAGGCATCCTGCGCTCACGCATCGCCGCTGACATGCCACTGCAGACGCTGGCGTATGGCGAGTCCATCGAGCACCACGGGGTCAGGCTCAGCTTCCATCCCGCCGGCCATGTGCTCGGTTCCGCCCAGGTACGACTGGAATACAAGGGCGAAGTCTGGGTCGCCTCGGGCGACTACAAGGTGGAGCCGGACGGCACTTGCGCACCCTTCGAGCCGGTGCGCTGCCACACCTTCATCACTGAATCGACCTTTGGTCTGCCGATCTACAAATGGCCCTCCCAGGCCGAGATATTCCGCGAGATCAACGACTGGTGGCGAGCCAACGCGGCGGCCGGGCGCGCCAGCGTGCTGTTCTGCTACGCCTTCGGCAAAGCGCAGCGCATCCTGCATGGCCTGGACGAAAGCATCGGCACCATCGTCGTCCATGGCGCCGTCGAGCCGCTGAACAAGGTTTACCGCGAAGGCGGCATCTATCTGCCACCCACCGTCTATGCCGGCGACCTGAAAAAAGGTGACCCGCGTTTGAAGCACGCCATCATCCTCGCCCCGCCCTCCGCCGGCGGCAGCACCTGGATGCGCCGCTTCGGTGACTACGCCGACGCCTTTGCCAGTGGCTGGATGATGCTGCGCGGCACCCGTCGCCGGCGCGGGGTCGACCGCGGCTTTGTGCTCTCCGATCATGCCGACTGGCCGGGCCTGCTCTGGGCCATCGAGCAGACCGGCGCCGAGCGGGTGATGGTGACCCATGGTTCAGTTGCGGTCCTGGTGCGCTACCTGCGTGAGATGCGCGGCCTCGACGCCCAGGCCTTCGAGACCGAATACGGTGATGAGGATGACGCCACGTCCCAGGAGGCCGAATGA
- a CDS encoding beta-glucosidase BglX has translation MKRLFMLGLMAGLSLQSIAAEPRSPLLDDKPAFIASLIEQMTLEEKIGQLRLISIGGDMPRERILDELKAGHIGGTFNTVTRHDNRPMQQAALRSRMKIPIFFAYDVVHGHRTIFPIGLGLASSWDLDTIATSGRVQAIEASADGLDMTFAPMVDISRDPRWGRTSEGFGEDPYLVSEIARTMVQAYQGDSPAAADSVTASVKHFALYGAVEGGRDYNVVDMSPMRMHQDYLPPYHAAIDAGAGGVMVALNSINGVPASANTWLLQDLLRRDWGFDGVALSDHGAISELMRHGVAKDGREAAKLAIKAGIDMSMADSLYREELPGLVASGEVGIGEIDTAVREVLGAKYDMGLFHDPFRRIGSAKDDPADVNAESRLHREAARAVARESIVLLENKGQTLPLQKRGTIALVGPLADSPVDMMGSWSAAGVAKQSVTLRQGLLDALGDKAVLRHARGANITDDPHMVEYLNFLNWDNPEVVQDPRSPETMVAEAVAIAKQADVIVAAVGESRGMSHEASSRTSLQIPKSQQALLKALKKTGKPLVLVLMNGRPLDLNWAKANADAVVETWFSGTEGGHAIADVLFGDQNPAGKLPISFPRSVGQIPTYYNHLRVGRPYVEGKPGNYTSQYFEEPNGPLYPFGYGLSYTDFELSEVRLSSPNMPRGGGLEASVTLKNTGSRDGATVVQLYVRDEVASVIRPVKELKGFRKVFLKAGETREVRFKLEEEDLKFVNAQLERVAEPGVFEVQIGLDSERVKRGQFTLL, from the coding sequence ATGAAACGGCTGTTTATGCTCGGCCTGATGGCCGGTCTTTCGCTGCAATCCATCGCCGCCGAACCTCGTTCCCCTTTGCTGGATGACAAGCCGGCCTTTATCGCCAGCCTTATCGAGCAGATGACGCTGGAGGAGAAAATCGGCCAGTTGCGGTTGATCAGCATCGGCGGCGATATGCCGCGCGAACGCATCCTCGACGAACTGAAAGCGGGCCATATTGGCGGCACCTTCAATACCGTCACCCGCCACGACAACCGGCCGATGCAACAGGCAGCCCTGCGCAGCCGGATGAAGATCCCGATCTTCTTTGCCTATGACGTGGTGCATGGTCATCGGACGATCTTTCCCATCGGCCTGGGCCTGGCCTCAAGCTGGGATCTCGACACAATCGCCACCAGTGGCCGCGTGCAGGCCATCGAAGCCAGTGCTGACGGCCTGGACATGACCTTCGCGCCTATGGTCGACATTTCCCGAGATCCACGCTGGGGCCGTACATCCGAAGGCTTCGGCGAAGACCCTTATCTGGTTTCGGAAATCGCGCGCACCATGGTGCAGGCCTATCAGGGCGATTCGCCAGCTGCGGCGGACAGCGTGACCGCGAGCGTCAAGCATTTCGCCCTGTACGGTGCGGTCGAGGGCGGGCGTGACTACAACGTGGTGGATATGAGCCCGATGCGCATGCATCAGGACTACCTGCCGCCTTATCACGCTGCTATCGACGCCGGGGCGGGGGGCGTGATGGTGGCGCTGAATTCCATCAACGGAGTGCCAGCCAGCGCGAATACCTGGCTACTGCAGGATCTGCTACGGCGCGACTGGGGCTTCGACGGCGTTGCTCTCAGCGATCACGGGGCGATCAGCGAACTGATGCGTCATGGCGTAGCCAAAGACGGCCGCGAGGCGGCAAAGCTGGCGATCAAGGCCGGCATCGATATGAGCATGGCCGACTCGCTGTATCGCGAGGAACTGCCGGGGCTGGTGGCATCGGGTGAGGTCGGCATCGGCGAAATCGACACGGCTGTGCGCGAGGTGCTTGGCGCCAAGTACGACATGGGCCTGTTCCACGACCCGTTCCGACGCATCGGCTCGGCCAAAGACGATCCGGCGGACGTCAACGCGGAAAGCCGTTTGCATCGCGAGGCCGCCAGAGCCGTCGCGCGTGAATCGATCGTGCTGCTGGAAAACAAGGGTCAGACCTTGCCGCTGCAAAAGCGCGGCACCATTGCGCTGGTCGGTCCGCTGGCCGATTCGCCGGTCGACATGATGGGCAGCTGGTCCGCTGCAGGCGTCGCTAAACAGTCGGTGACCCTGCGCCAGGGCTTGCTCGACGCGTTGGGTGACAAAGCCGTTCTGCGTCACGCCCGCGGCGCCAATATTACCGACGACCCGCACATGGTCGAGTACCTGAACTTTCTCAACTGGGACAACCCCGAAGTAGTGCAAGACCCACGCTCACCCGAAACGATGGTTGCCGAAGCGGTCGCCATTGCCAAACAGGCCGACGTGATCGTTGCCGCAGTCGGTGAGTCGCGCGGCATGTCCCATGAAGCGTCGAGTCGCACCAGTCTGCAGATCCCGAAAAGCCAGCAAGCACTTCTGAAAGCGCTCAAGAAGACCGGCAAGCCGCTGGTGCTGGTGCTGATGAATGGCCGTCCGCTGGATCTCAACTGGGCGAAGGCCAACGCCGATGCAGTTGTAGAAACCTGGTTCAGTGGTACCGAAGGGGGACATGCCATCGCGGATGTGCTCTTTGGCGATCAGAATCCCGCCGGCAAGCTGCCGATCTCTTTCCCGCGTTCGGTGGGGCAGATTCCTACCTATTACAACCACCTGCGCGTCGGCCGGCCCTATGTCGAGGGCAAGCCGGGCAACTACACCTCGCAGTACTTTGAGGAGCCCAATGGGCCGCTCTATCCCTTCGGCTATGGCCTGAGCTACACCGACTTCGAATTGTCCGAGGTGCGCTTGTCCAGCCCGAACATGCCGCGCGGCGGCGGCCTGGAAGCAAGCGTGACGCTGAAAAACACCGGGTCGCGTGACGGTGCGACGGTCGTGCAGTTGTACGTTCGGGACGAGGTGGCATCGGTGATTCGTCCGGTGAAGGAGCTCAAAGGATTTCGCAAGGTTTTCCTCAAGGCCGGCGAGACGCGGGAGGTCCGATTCAAGCTCGAAGAGGAGGACCTGAAATTCGTTAACGCGCAACTCGAGCGGGTTGCTGAGCCCGGCGTGTTCGAGGTGCAGATAGGGTTGGATTCGGAACGGGTCAAGCGGGGGCAGTTCACGCTTCTGTAA